The Candidatus Cloacimonadota bacterium genome contains a region encoding:
- a CDS encoding T9SS type A sorting domain-containing protein translates to MKYRLNLCWYLNIMLFLLLLLLHPGNVEGIQTTEVSRFAFTTHDYLLSRAPVIDYPYVYLPTTYGFQVSVWDSLSGSFTEVGNYPVDGMTVEMVKKDDYLFIAVLYDFSTILEPSSGALFRVDVSDPLSPQAAGEISVGENGLRYFQLRFVNGMLIAKRQENGLLTGLSVIDPSTNQVIQHYPESLYYEYIGGNYIITRGPTASAFTIMSVTSSGLQVVGSIPLPYSTGIFPRFLYIDSNTIATQDHNALKLWHVTAPDNWQERGSIAIGLHYASVTYCNNYLIFNTVTAPLNIFTVYDISDLDNPTEVHSQDFPDGLENNPSGGTLISYGDYLFASTNCWGCVNLKVQDTGIIEFVSKCFRFNQLSSVGHKYGHFILQPVMYDGIACFDISDPSHPNYEFSILTDYYGWIDLCGDYMLGQFGDGTTASLRVYNIIDLQSPVMIYSLPVSMYHTLFFNYTEPGYFYVLNSQTAHLYKYMIWENTPSLVFDYPLGFNLLSPVFSRNLLYMCEANAVGNADLYVFDGVVSNDPFLSHIVPDLVPPPGYVFYAGNYLFLRNHLNPGQPAGFFNPLGSFQVENNIRWGHFGDYVCVISELGIIFYNTEGYPTGFITPDYYLPQGSYTGHIESDDAYLYFFAQDNVSIYSYTTTDNDDQVAVPEINRIRCYPNPVVDDLVIELKGFVEPDQPIQVFNIKGQLIRLISVGQRTSEGFRFVWDGKDNDGDRASSGVYFIRLQAEGRSSTHKVLLIK, encoded by the coding sequence GTGAAATACAGATTAAACTTGTGTTGGTATCTAAATATCATGCTATTTCTCCTTCTTTTATTGCTACACCCTGGCAATGTTGAAGGCATACAGACAACCGAGGTATCTCGCTTTGCGTTTACAACCCACGACTATTTATTATCCAGAGCGCCAGTCATAGATTATCCTTATGTCTATCTGCCTACTACATATGGATTCCAGGTTTCGGTGTGGGATAGCCTTTCAGGCAGCTTTACCGAGGTAGGAAACTATCCTGTGGATGGTATGACTGTGGAAATGGTGAAGAAGGATGATTATCTCTTTATTGCCGTGCTATATGATTTTTCTACCATTTTAGAACCTTCCTCAGGAGCATTATTTCGGGTAGATGTGTCTGATCCACTTTCGCCTCAAGCAGCTGGAGAAATCAGCGTGGGTGAGAATGGTTTGCGATACTTTCAACTACGTTTTGTGAACGGCATGCTCATCGCCAAGAGACAAGAAAATGGTCTTCTGACGGGATTGTCGGTGATTGATCCAAGTACGAATCAAGTCATTCAACACTATCCCGAATCTCTTTATTATGAATACATCGGAGGCAATTACATTATAACACGCGGTCCAACTGCCAGTGCGTTTACGATCATGTCCGTAACCTCAAGTGGTCTGCAGGTAGTAGGATCTATACCGCTGCCCTACTCCACGGGCATATTCCCGAGGTTCTTGTATATCGACAGTAACACTATAGCCACCCAAGATCATAACGCCTTGAAATTATGGCATGTCACGGCACCGGACAATTGGCAGGAAAGAGGTTCGATTGCAATTGGGCTTCATTACGCATCAGTTACGTATTGCAACAATTATTTGATCTTCAACACTGTCACAGCTCCGCTAAATATTTTCACCGTTTATGATATCTCAGATCTTGATAATCCTACAGAAGTACATTCCCAGGATTTCCCCGACGGATTGGAGAATAATCCATCAGGCGGAACACTGATCTCCTATGGCGATTATCTCTTTGCTTCCACCAATTGTTGGGGATGCGTAAACTTGAAAGTCCAGGACACAGGCATCATCGAATTCGTCTCAAAGTGCTTCAGATTCAATCAATTGTCGAGTGTCGGGCACAAATACGGACATTTTATACTGCAACCAGTCATGTATGATGGAATCGCCTGTTTTGATATCTCTGATCCCAGCCATCCAAACTATGAGTTCTCCATTCTCACAGACTATTATGGATGGATCGATCTGTGTGGTGATTATATGTTGGGCCAGTTTGGCGATGGAACAACAGCATCCCTCCGTGTTTACAACATAATTGACCTACAATCGCCTGTAATGATCTACAGCCTGCCAGTTTCAATGTATCATACTCTGTTCTTCAATTACACTGAACCGGGATACTTCTATGTGTTAAACAGCCAAACTGCCCATCTTTATAAGTATATGATTTGGGAAAACACTCCAAGCCTGGTGTTTGATTATCCTCTGGGTTTCAATCTGCTGTCTCCGGTATTTTCCCGGAATCTGCTATATATGTGTGAAGCCAATGCTGTTGGAAATGCTGATTTGTATGTGTTTGATGGAGTTGTCTCCAATGATCCCTTTCTTTCCCACATTGTTCCGGATCTTGTACCACCTCCCGGTTACGTTTTTTATGCAGGAAATTATCTCTTTCTGCGCAACCATTTGAATCCAGGCCAACCAGCAGGTTTCTTTAATCCTTTAGGTTCATTTCAAGTGGAAAACAACATCCGCTGGGGGCATTTTGGAGACTATGTGTGTGTCATCAGTGAATTAGGGATTATTTTTTACAATACCGAGGGATATCCAACTGGGTTCATTACGCCTGATTATTACCTGCCCCAAGGTTCATATACCGGCCATATCGAGAGTGACGATGCATACTTGTATTTCTTTGCGCAGGATAATGTCTCGATCTACTCATACACGACCACAGATAATGATGACCAGGTAGCTGTTCCGGAAATTAATAGGATAAGATGTTATCCAAACCCGGTAGTCGATGACCTCGTGATAGAGTTAAAAGGATTTGTGGAGCCTGATCAACCTATCCAAGTGTTCAATATCAAGGGGCAACTCATTAGGTTAATTTCAGTTGGGCAAAGAACAAGTGAAGGCTTTAGATTTGTCTGGGATGGCAAAGACAATGACGGTGATCGGGCATCATCTGGAGTATATTTTATCCGCCTGCAGGCTGAAGGGAGATCCTCAACTCATAAAGTGCTATTGATAAAGTAG
- the alr gene encoding alanine racemase, with protein sequence MLSSSWIELDASAVAKNIRYLKKRIAPAQFVSVIKGNAYGHGIEQFVPLAERAGVSCFAVYDAREAHTALQVKSEHSRLIIMGMLDEDQLEWIIGKGVEFYVFTPQRLAAAVEVAKKLKRKALVHLELETGMHRTGIEEAEFPEVVDLIRKNRRHLCLKGICTHYAGAESVANFLRIQNQYQAFLRLKKELKKAGIVAEAYHSACSAAALIYPHTIMDMVRFGIAQYGFWPSMETKMNNLLSPQVKFTRDPLKTVLSWKTRVMSVKAVAKGNFINYGNSFLSTKPMKLATIPVGYHQGYAKNLSHSGLVLLRGKRAPVVGSINMNMFMVDVSHIHTVVPGDEVVLIGKQGELSISVASFAELTKTMNYELLARLPQQIPRVAI encoded by the coding sequence ATGCTGTCTTCAAGCTGGATCGAGCTGGACGCGTCCGCGGTTGCCAAGAACATCAGATATCTAAAGAAGCGGATCGCCCCGGCCCAGTTTGTCTCAGTGATCAAGGGAAACGCCTACGGGCATGGGATCGAGCAGTTCGTCCCCCTGGCGGAGCGGGCTGGAGTGTCCTGCTTTGCGGTTTACGACGCCCGGGAGGCCCACACGGCCCTTCAGGTGAAATCCGAGCACAGCCGGCTCATCATCATGGGCATGCTGGACGAGGATCAGCTGGAATGGATCATCGGCAAGGGCGTGGAGTTTTACGTGTTCACGCCCCAGCGCCTCGCCGCGGCGGTGGAAGTGGCCAAAAAGCTCAAACGCAAGGCCCTGGTCCACCTGGAACTGGAAACCGGTATGCACCGCACCGGGATCGAGGAGGCTGAATTTCCCGAAGTGGTTGACCTGATCAGAAAGAACCGCCGCCACCTCTGCCTCAAGGGCATCTGCACCCATTACGCCGGAGCTGAAAGCGTGGCCAATTTCCTCCGCATCCAAAACCAGTATCAGGCCTTCCTCCGCCTCAAAAAAGAGCTGAAAAAGGCGGGGATAGTGGCTGAGGCCTACCACAGCGCCTGTTCCGCCGCCGCCCTCATCTATCCCCACACCATCATGGACATGGTGCGCTTCGGCATCGCCCAATACGGCTTCTGGCCCAGCATGGAAACCAAGATGAACAACCTGCTTTCGCCACAGGTGAAATTCACCCGCGACCCCCTCAAGACCGTGCTCTCCTGGAAAACCCGCGTAATGAGCGTGAAAGCCGTCGCGAAGGGGAATTTCATCAACTACGGGAATAGCTTCCTGAGCACCAAACCCATGAAGCTGGCCACCATTCCCGTGGGTTATCACCAGGGCTATGCCAAAAACCTCAGCCATTCCGGGCTGGTGCTGCTGCGCGGAAAACGCGCCCCCGTCGTGGGCTCCATCAACATGAACATGTTCATGGTGGACGTAAGCCACATCCACACCGTGGTTCCGGGCGACGAGGTGGTGCTGATCGGCAAACAGGGCGAGCTGTCCATCTCGGTGGCCTCCTTCGCGGAACTCACCAAGACGATGAACTACGAACTGCTGGCCCGCCTGCCCCAGCAGATTCCC